Proteins from a single region of Rhodospirillales bacterium:
- the hisF gene encoding imidazole glycerol phosphate synthase subunit HisF, whose amino-acid sequence MLKTRIIPCLDIDQGRVVKGVNFVDIVDAGDPVEQAKIYNEQGADELCFLDITATHEGRDTIIHMVEHVANEVFMPMTVGGGISKILHIRNLLSAGADKVSINSAAVKNPDFVRAAAEKCGSQAIVVAIDAKEKEDGSEGWEIFTHGGRKGTGIDAVEWAVKMAEYGAGEILLTSMDRDGTKIGFNLELTRAVSDAVPIPVIASGGVGNLQHLVDGVKEGHASAVLAASIFHFGEYTIAQAKQAMAEAGIGVRL is encoded by the coding sequence ATGTTAAAAACCCGCATTATTCCCTGTCTGGATATTGATCAAGGCCGCGTCGTCAAGGGCGTGAATTTTGTCGATATTGTCGATGCCGGTGATCCGGTCGAGCAAGCCAAGATTTATAATGAGCAGGGCGCCGATGAGTTGTGCTTTCTTGATATTACGGCGACGCATGAGGGCCGTGATACAATCATTCATATGGTGGAGCATGTTGCCAATGAGGTTTTCATGCCGATGACGGTGGGTGGCGGGATTAGCAAGATTTTGCATATTCGTAATCTATTGAGTGCCGGCGCGGATAAGGTTTCGATTAATTCGGCGGCTGTGAAAAACCCCGATTTTGTACGTGCAGCGGCGGAAAAATGCGGGTCGCAGGCGATTGTCGTGGCAATTGATGCCAAAGAGAAAGAAGATGGTAGCGAAGGCTGGGAAATCTTTACGCATGGTGGGCGCAAGGGCACGGGCATCGATGCGGTTGAATGGGCGGTCAAGATGGCCGAGTACGGCGCGGGGGAAATTCTGCTGACCTCGATGGATCGTGACGGGACGAAGATCGGATTTAATCTTGAGTTGACGCGTGCGGTTTCCGATGCGGTTCCGATACCGGTTATTGCTTCGGGCGGGGTTGGGAATTTGCAGCATCTGGTCGATGGTGTTAAAGAGGGGCATGCAAGTGCGGTCTTGGCGGCTTCGATTTTTCATTTTGGGGAATATACGATTGCGCAGGCCAAGCAGGCTATGGCTGAGGCGGGTATAGGCGTTCGATTATAG
- the hisD gene encoding histidinol dehydrogenase, whose translation MSINFYRWNEIDETTKAGIMRRSQADIDDMIAIVEPIIKDVKARGDTALIDYAKKFDKAEITNLKSTAEEFAAAENALDEDLKAAIAHGIRNVQKFHEEQMRRAEKDRSWMVEIEPGVFAGEQINAIESVGLYVPRGKGAFPSALYMLAIPAVIAGVKNVAIVSPPTPEGTTDAATLYTAKLCGIKNVYKCGGAQAIAALAYGTQTIPQVKKVLGPGSPYVAAAKRVCSVIMDPGMPAGPSESIVLADETADPENTCWDILNEGEHGEDSAALLVTHDEKLAKFVQQNLPSRIAELPEPHKTICTKVMGQDGNERGYGGIILTENLSQSIEIANTYAPEHLLLKIADPDSALHRLTHAGEILIGEYTAFSLGNYATGVNHVLPTGGWAHTYSCTSVWDFLKRTSLSKCTHEGFEAIKNSVITLTDYEGFPAHGDALRKRKI comes from the coding sequence ATGAGCATTAACTTTTATCGCTGGAACGAAATCGATGAGACCACAAAAGCAGGTATCATGCGCCGCTCTCAAGCCGACATCGATGACATGATCGCCATCGTCGAACCAATCATTAAAGACGTAAAAGCGCGCGGTGACACGGCCCTGATTGACTATGCCAAAAAATTCGATAAAGCTGAAATCACCAATCTCAAATCCACCGCCGAAGAATTCGCTGCCGCCGAAAATGCCTTGGATGAAGACCTTAAAGCCGCAATCGCCCACGGCATACGCAACGTCCAAAAATTCCACGAAGAACAGATGCGCCGCGCTGAAAAAGACCGCAGCTGGATGGTCGAAATTGAGCCCGGCGTTTTTGCCGGTGAGCAAATCAACGCTATTGAATCCGTCGGCTTGTATGTCCCGCGCGGCAAGGGTGCCTTCCCTTCCGCGCTCTATATGCTAGCCATTCCCGCCGTCATTGCGGGCGTTAAAAATGTTGCCATCGTTTCCCCACCTACCCCCGAAGGCACCACCGATGCTGCCACACTCTACACAGCTAAATTATGTGGCATCAAAAATGTCTATAAATGCGGCGGCGCCCAGGCCATTGCCGCACTGGCCTATGGCACGCAAACAATCCCGCAGGTCAAAAAAGTCCTCGGCCCCGGTTCACCTTATGTCGCCGCCGCCAAGCGCGTCTGCTCCGTTATCATGGACCCGGGTATGCCGGCAGGGCCTTCTGAATCCATCGTACTGGCTGACGAGACCGCCGATCCCGAAAACACCTGCTGGGATATTCTCAATGAAGGCGAACATGGCGAAGACAGCGCCGCACTTCTAGTGACGCATGATGAAAAACTTGCAAAATTTGTGCAGCAAAATTTACCGTCCAGAATCGCTGAATTACCCGAGCCACACAAAACCATTTGTACAAAAGTTATGGGCCAAGACGGAAATGAGCGCGGCTATGGCGGCATTATCCTCACCGAAAATCTGAGCCAATCCATTGAGATCGCCAATACCTACGCCCCCGAACACTTGCTGCTTAAAATCGCTGATCCTGACAGCGCCCTGCACAGACTAACGCACGCTGGCGAAATCCTCATCGGTGAATACACTGCCTTTTCACTTGGCAATTACGCCACCGGCGTCAATCACGTCCTGCCCACCGGCGGCTGGGCCCATACCTATTCCTGCACCTCCGTTTGGGACTTTCTCAAACGCACGTCATTGTCGAAATGCACACACGAAGGTTTTGAAGCCATCAAAAACTCTGTCATCACCCTGACCGATTACGAAGGCTTCCCCGCCCACGGCGACGCCTTAAGAAAACGCAAAATCTAA
- a CDS encoding aspartate 1-decarboxylase has product MLLRMLKSKLHRATVTQSDLHYEGSITIDPELMNVGEINPYEQVDVLNINNGERFTTYAIEGQRGSGVIGINGAAARLVQAGDLVIICSYCEIEKEKARGHNPTIILLDDNNMPKTT; this is encoded by the coding sequence ATGTTGCTGAGAATGCTCAAATCAAAACTCCACCGCGCCACCGTCACACAAAGCGATTTGCATTACGAAGGCTCGATAACGATTGATCCGGAGTTGATGAATGTCGGTGAAATTAACCCTTACGAGCAAGTTGATGTCCTGAACATCAATAACGGCGAGCGCTTTACCACCTATGCCATTGAAGGACAGCGCGGTTCAGGCGTAATTGGTATCAACGGTGCCGCCGCCCGCCTTGTCCAGGCCGGTGATCTGGTAATCATCTGTTCTTATTGCGAAATCGAAAAAGAAAAAGCGCGCGGGCACAACCCGACGATTATCCTGCTAGATGACAATAACATGCCGAAAACCACATAA
- a CDS encoding YifB family Mg chelatase-like AAA ATPase, whose amino-acid sequence MVARVNTVAFQGIDVQPVDVQVQISNGLPAFTIVGLPDKAVAESKERVRAALHALGIALPPKRLTVNMAPADLAKEGSHFDLPIALGLLAAMEIIPKEELAEFLVLGELSLDASIRSVTGVLPAAMHAAGNDNKLICPSSCGGEAAWVGNLDILAPKDLLQLINHIKGTQVMGQPEARLTSDGSCAGPDLADVKGQETAKRALEITAAGGHNLLMIGPPGSGKSMLASCLPGILPPLSPREALEVSMIHSLAGSLPDGGLLQQRPFRDPHHSASLPALIGGGQRVKPGEISLAHNGVLFLDELPEFSRGTLEALRQPLETNEALVARANAHVRYPAKFQLVAAMNPCRCGHLGDPDLECTKAPRCASDYQAKISGPMLDRMDLHVDVSAVTLSDLNASGGERSETVAARVAAAQELQHQRFQALGVEGTLNAYADGAVLEKIAVLSPEAKVLLDKAMETSKLSARGYYRILRVSRTIADLSAVDFGQAFENIEKIHVAEALSYRRAVLV is encoded by the coding sequence ATGGTTGCGCGGGTTAACACGGTTGCTTTTCAGGGGATTGATGTACAGCCGGTGGATGTGCAGGTGCAGATCTCAAACGGGCTGCCTGCGTTCACGATTGTTGGCTTGCCGGATAAGGCTGTGGCGGAAAGCAAGGAGCGGGTTCGCGCGGCGCTTCATGCGCTAGGAATTGCTTTGCCGCCCAAGCGCTTGACGGTGAATATGGCGCCGGCGGATCTGGCAAAGGAGGGCAGCCATTTTGATCTTCCCATTGCGCTGGGACTGTTGGCCGCGATGGAAATAATTCCGAAAGAAGAATTGGCTGAATTTTTAGTGCTTGGTGAGTTATCACTAGATGCCTCTATTCGTTCGGTAACTGGTGTACTTCCGGCAGCAATGCACGCGGCTGGAAACGATAACAAGTTGATTTGTCCCTCAAGCTGCGGCGGTGAGGCCGCATGGGTGGGGAACCTTGATATTTTAGCACCAAAAGATTTATTGCAACTGATTAATCACATTAAAGGGACGCAGGTGATGGGGCAGCCCGAAGCGCGGCTTACAAGCGATGGTAGCTGTGCAGGGCCGGACCTGGCAGATGTGAAGGGGCAGGAGACGGCGAAACGGGCGCTCGAGATAACGGCGGCTGGCGGGCATAATTTGCTAATGATCGGTCCGCCGGGCTCCGGTAAATCGATGCTGGCTTCTTGTTTGCCGGGAATTTTACCGCCGCTGTCCCCGCGCGAGGCTTTGGAAGTTTCGATGATTCATTCGTTGGCGGGGTCTTTGCCTGATGGCGGATTGTTACAGCAACGCCCGTTTCGTGATCCGCATCATTCGGCTTCGCTGCCCGCGCTTATTGGCGGGGGGCAACGGGTGAAGCCGGGGGAGATTTCTCTGGCGCATAACGGGGTGCTATTTCTTGATGAGTTGCCGGAATTTTCACGTGGGACGTTAGAAGCGTTGCGTCAGCCTTTGGAAACGAATGAAGCGCTGGTGGCGCGGGCCAATGCGCATGTGCGTTATCCGGCGAAGTTTCAATTGGTTGCGGCGATGAATCCGTGCCGGTGCGGACATTTGGGCGATCCTGATCTTGAGTGCACGAAAGCGCCGCGCTGCGCGAGTGATTATCAGGCGAAAATTTCCGGGCCGATGCTGGACCGGATGGATTTACATGTGGATGTTTCTGCGGTGACGCTCTCGGATTTGAATGCTTCGGGAGGTGAGCGTTCGGAGACAGTCGCTGCGCGGGTTGCAGCGGCGCAGGAATTGCAGCATCAGCGGTTTCAGGCGTTGGGCGTTGAAGGGACTCTGAATGCGTATGCGGATGGGGCGGTTCTTGAGAAAATTGCGGTTTTAAGTCCTGAGGCGAAGGTTTTGCTGGATAAAGCGATGGAAACATCGAAGCTTTCCGCGCGGGGATATTACAGGATTTTACGCGTTTCACGGACAATTGCGGATTTAAGTGCAGTTGATTTTGGGCAAGCATTTGAGAATATTGAAAAAATTCATGTTGCTGAGGCATTGAGTTACCGCCGCGCGGTTTTGGTATAA
- a CDS encoding histidine triad nucleotide-binding protein, whose translation MNYDNQNIFAKILRGEIPCDKVYEDEYALAFKDIDPKAPVHILIIPTGRYVSIDDFGKRASVEEVAGFFAAVAKIVNEQGLNKNGFRSIANTGVDGGQEVPHFHLHILGGGPVGPMVSKAG comes from the coding sequence ATGAATTATGACAATCAAAATATTTTTGCTAAAATTCTGCGCGGGGAGATTCCTTGCGACAAGGTGTATGAGGATGAGTATGCGTTGGCTTTTAAGGACATTGATCCAAAAGCGCCTGTGCATATTCTTATCATACCGACCGGTCGGTATGTTTCAATTGATGATTTTGGAAAGCGGGCAAGCGTGGAGGAAGTCGCCGGATTTTTTGCAGCCGTAGCCAAAATCGTAAATGAGCAGGGCTTGAACAAAAACGGTTTTCGCTCGATTGCCAATACGGGGGTCGATGGCGGGCAGGAAGTGCCACATTTCCACCTGCATATTCTGGGCGGCGGCCCGGTTGGTCCTATGGTGAGTAAGGCAGGTTAA
- a CDS encoding GNAT family N-acetyltransferase, translating to MSDQTKLKPLAPVPTVEVIESLGTADLNDLCDATDAAIEGGGGFGWVHLPARDMMERYWQGVLAMPARILLAARLDGVICGTCQLWKPPAHNEAQAHIVTLTTNFVAPWARGHGLAKMLVEKAEEVARAEGFAVINLEVRETMSRAIEIYEALGYVRFGMHPYSVRLPDQILKGYYYYKVIDPSVVEQQS from the coding sequence ATGAGCGATCAAACAAAATTGAAGCCTTTGGCCCCTGTGCCGACTGTGGAAGTTATCGAGTCGCTGGGTACAGCGGATCTCAACGATCTATGCGATGCCACTGATGCGGCGATTGAAGGCGGCGGTGGATTTGGCTGGGTGCATTTGCCGGCCCGCGATATGATGGAGCGGTATTGGCAAGGCGTGCTCGCCATGCCAGCGCGGATCTTGCTGGCGGCGCGGCTCGACGGGGTGATTTGTGGAACCTGCCAGTTGTGGAAGCCGCCTGCTCATAATGAGGCTCAGGCCCATATTGTGACGTTGACGACAAATTTTGTGGCGCCGTGGGCGCGCGGGCATGGTTTGGCCAAGATGCTGGTTGAAAAGGCTGAAGAGGTTGCGCGCGCGGAAGGTTTCGCGGTGATTAATCTCGAGGTTCGCGAAACGATGAGCCGGGCAATCGAAATTTATGAGGCGCTGGGTTATGTGCGCTTTGGCATGCATCCTTATTCCGTGCGGTTGCCCGATCAAATTCTCAAGGGTTATTATTATTATAAGGTGATTGATCCAAGCGTGGTTGAGCAGCAGAGTTAG
- a CDS encoding ATP-binding protein, giving the protein MNPFSFGNPVSDEYYLPRPELNSLVRTYLDNRIHVVLMGPRRFGKTSFVQNLLRGFEDTHVCLFMDIFNITSHRDFLQQTLRALRAQSTWGQRFKEWAETIPHLRPRIGWDVSESGQYSFSLSADISDDRDVKETIQDVLSGISSLGERVVFVIDEFQQMAELDDNGWLEATLRTKMQQLGNTVFLFTGSRQSLIHDMLNDQARPFYRSCQQLDFPVFGDEFIDWIIERFASVDVECDRDAVIFLRDEVQNTPNYIQMACFHLVAQGERYIGMGEVKKVLNTIVGQNSYAYQTLLGSLTLMQQRILRLAAIEREQIFLKENLDKYEVTSGAALASAINALKNKYILDEGSGKGRVIFDDPLFAIWLRKEFSSDI; this is encoded by the coding sequence ATGAATCCTTTTAGTTTTGGAAATCCCGTTTCCGATGAATATTATTTGCCGCGTCCGGAATTGAATAGTCTTGTCCGGACCTATCTTGATAATCGCATTCATGTCGTGCTGATGGGTCCGCGGCGTTTTGGTAAAACGTCTTTTGTGCAAAATCTGTTAAGGGGTTTTGAGGATACGCATGTTTGTCTTTTTATGGATATTTTTAATATCACGTCGCATCGTGATTTTTTACAGCAAACTTTAAGAGCGCTGCGGGCGCAGAGTACGTGGGGGCAGCGCTTTAAAGAGTGGGCGGAAACTATTCCCCACCTTCGGCCACGGATTGGGTGGGACGTCTCTGAAAGCGGGCAATATTCTTTTTCTTTATCGGCGGATATTTCTGATGATCGGGATGTTAAAGAAACCATTCAAGATGTGCTTTCGGGAATTTCGTCTCTGGGCGAGCGGGTTGTTTTTGTCATTGATGAATTTCAGCAAATGGCTGAATTGGATGATAATGGATGGTTGGAGGCGACATTGCGTACGAAAATGCAGCAGTTGGGCAATACTGTATTTTTGTTTACGGGTTCGCGTCAGAGTCTTATCCATGACATGTTGAACGATCAGGCGCGGCCTTTTTATCGTTCATGTCAGCAACTCGATTTTCCGGTTTTCGGCGATGAGTTTATTGACTGGATTATAGAGCGCTTTGCCAGTGTGGATGTTGAGTGTGATCGGGACGCTGTTATCTTTTTGCGTGATGAGGTGCAAAATACGCCTAACTATATCCAGATGGCGTGTTTTCATTTGGTGGCTCAGGGTGAGCGGTATATTGGCATGGGCGAGGTTAAAAAGGTTTTGAATACGATTGTCGGTCAGAACTCTTATGCTTATCAAACGCTTTTGGGGTCTTTGACTTTGATGCAGCAGCGCATTTTGCGTTTAGCTGCTATTGAAAGAGAGCAAATTTTTCTTAAAGAAAATCTTGATAAATACGAAGTTACTAGTGGGGCCGCTTTGGCTTCGGCCATTAATGCGCTTAAAAATAAATATATTTTGGATGAAGGTAGCGGCAAAGGGCGGGTTATTTTTGATGATCCTCTTTTTGCAATCTGGCTTCGTAAAGAGTTTTCTTCGGATATTTAG
- the hisA gene encoding 1-(5-phosphoribosyl)-5-[(5-phosphoribosylamino)methylideneamino]imidazole-4-carboxamide isomerase — MIIYPAIDLKGGKCVRLVQGDMTRDTVYNEDPVGQALEWAQTGFSWLHIVDLDGAIEGVPKNHCAVRAILEMVDIPVQLGGGIRNRGQIEHWIEAGVSRVILGTAAVRDPELVKWACRKFPGQIAVGIDALDGEVMVDGWIDGSNIQASELAAHFEDAGVAAIIYTDIDRDGTGKGVNVEATCALAESTSIPVIASGGVGSIADIYAVNEASKTHGLNGVVVGKALYDKRVDPEEALAVLSS, encoded by the coding sequence ATGATAATTTATCCTGCGATTGATTTGAAAGGTGGCAAGTGTGTGCGTCTTGTGCAAGGTGACATGACGCGTGACACGGTTTATAACGAAGATCCGGTGGGGCAGGCGCTCGAGTGGGCGCAGACGGGGTTTAGCTGGTTACATATTGTTGATCTGGATGGCGCTATTGAAGGCGTGCCGAAAAATCATTGTGCGGTGCGGGCGATTTTGGAGATGGTCGATATTCCGGTGCAGCTTGGTGGCGGTATTCGCAATCGCGGGCAGATTGAGCACTGGATTGAAGCAGGCGTAAGCCGGGTGATTTTGGGCACGGCCGCTGTGCGCGATCCTGAACTCGTAAAATGGGCGTGCCGGAAATTTCCGGGCCAGATCGCCGTGGGGATTGATGCTCTTGACGGTGAGGTGATGGTTGATGGCTGGATCGATGGTTCCAACATTCAGGCCAGCGAATTGGCCGCGCATTTTGAAGATGCGGGCGTGGCGGCGATTATATATACCGATATTGATCGTGACGGGACGGGTAAAGGCGTGAATGTTGAAGCAACCTGCGCGCTGGCGGAGAGCACGTCTATTCCGGTGATTGCTTCGGGTGGAGTGGGCTCGATTGCCGATATTTATGCGGTGAATGAGGCCAGTAAGACGCATGGCCTCAACGGTGTAGTTGTCGGGAAGGCTTTGTATGATAAGCGCGTCGATCCGGAAGAAGCGCTGGCGGTTTTGTCTTCTTAA
- a CDS encoding phosphoribosyl-ATP diphosphatase: MSAHILEKLYAVLQERKKADPESSYVASLYDKGSVKISEKIREEAEETIVEGLRLEKSSGDEAIRQALTNESADLVFHLLVLLSYHNIAPEDVFAVLERRFGISGHEEKASRGH, translated from the coding sequence ATGAGTGCGCATATTTTAGAAAAGCTGTATGCGGTTTTGCAGGAACGGAAAAAAGCCGATCCTGAAAGTTCTTATGTGGCTTCACTGTATGATAAGGGCAGTGTGAAAATTTCCGAGAAAATTCGTGAAGAGGCCGAGGAGACAATTGTTGAAGGGCTGCGGTTGGAGAAATCATCAGGCGATGAGGCAATCCGTCAGGCTTTAACCAATGAATCGGCGGATCTGGTGTTTCATTTGCTGGTGCTTTTGTCGTATCATAATATCGCGCCGGAAGATGTTTTTGCGGTGCTGGAGCGGCGTTTCGGGATTTCCGGGCACGAGGAAAAGGCGAGCCGCGGGCATTAG
- the hisH gene encoding imidazole glycerol phosphate synthase subunit HisH: MSKETIVIIDYGSGNLRSAAKAFEHVIANEAIDAEVQVSGRAEDVLRADRVVLPGQGAFGDCMNNLNSTEGIAEALEQRVQKDGKPFLGICVGMQLLATRGLEHGVHAGLNWVPGQVVPLAERINDPALKIPHMGWNQLMLPHSGEQDNRHFVLRSTESSSQGGDHYYFVHSFMFECEYNHHVLGLVDYGGLFPAVVGRDNVVGVQFHPEKSQSAGLRMISDFIGWNP; this comes from the coding sequence ATGTCCAAGGAAACCATTGTCATTATCGATTATGGATCGGGTAATTTGCGCAGCGCGGCCAAGGCGTTTGAGCACGTGATTGCTAATGAGGCGATTGATGCTGAAGTACAAGTGTCGGGGCGCGCCGAAGATGTGTTGCGGGCCGATCGCGTTGTGCTGCCGGGTCAAGGGGCGTTTGGCGATTGTATGAATAATCTTAATAGCACCGAGGGGATAGCCGAGGCGCTTGAACAACGCGTGCAAAAAGATGGTAAGCCGTTTCTGGGGATTTGCGTCGGGATGCAGCTGCTCGCGACTCGGGGGCTGGAGCACGGTGTGCATGCGGGGTTGAACTGGGTGCCGGGACAGGTTGTTCCTCTGGCTGAACGGATTAACGATCCGGCCTTAAAAATTCCGCATATGGGATGGAATCAACTGATGCTACCACATTCGGGCGAACAAGATAACCGGCACTTTGTGCTGCGCAGCACAGAAAGTTCTAGCCAAGGTGGCGATCATTACTATTTTGTTCATTCTTTTATGTTTGAATGTGAGTATAACCATCACGTTTTAGGACTGGTTGATTATGGCGGATTGTTTCCCGCTGTCGTGGGCCGGGATAATGTAGTTGGGGTACAATTCCATCCGGAAAAAAGCCAGAGCGCTGGGTTGCGCATGATTAGCGATTTTATCGGCTGGAACCCGTAA
- the hisB gene encoding imidazoleglycerol-phosphate dehydratase HisB, with the protein MPKDGAKERLGTITRKTKETSVSVTVNLDGRGVYDVSTGIGFFDHMLEQLSKHSLVDLTIACEGDLHIDGHHTAEDVGITLGQAIKEAVGDKKGIRRYGHFDLVMDEARSSVALDLSNRPYLVWDVEFTVERLGEMDTELFEEFFRALVGAAGITVHVSQLAGTNNHHIIEASFKAFAKALRMALETDPRAADALPSTKGAL; encoded by the coding sequence ATGCCTAAAGACGGCGCAAAAGAAAGATTGGGGACAATCACCCGCAAAACGAAGGAAACATCGGTTTCCGTGACGGTCAATCTCGATGGTCGGGGTGTTTATGACGTCTCCACAGGTATTGGATTTTTCGATCATATGCTGGAGCAGCTTTCGAAGCATTCGCTGGTTGACCTTACGATTGCGTGTGAGGGCGATCTGCATATTGACGGGCATCACACCGCCGAAGATGTCGGGATTACGCTGGGTCAAGCGATTAAAGAAGCGGTGGGCGATAAAAAAGGCATTCGTCGTTACGGGCATTTCGATCTGGTGATGGACGAGGCGCGTTCATCCGTCGCGCTGGATTTATCGAACCGGCCTTATCTGGTGTGGGATGTAGAGTTCACCGTGGAGCGGCTGGGGGAAATGGATACGGAGCTGTTTGAAGAGTTTTTCCGGGCGCTGGTGGGTGCGGCTGGGATTACCGTGCATGTGAGCCAATTGGCCGGGACCAATAATCACCATATTATCGAAGCGAGCTTTAAGGCCTTTGCCAAAGCGTTGCGCATGGCGCTGGAGACGGATCCACGCGCGGCGGACGCATTGCCGTCAACTAAAGGCGCTTTGTAG
- a CDS encoding trypsin-like peptidase domain-containing protein gives MKFPYKRLLQTITAVALLTGCGGSIVKEVDYAPTPDIPETAHPTPIKYSGIELLLPPGMNIGEARHGIFCNSPAYPVNRNVIAKEIDHKFLRQGFHDAMEANGYDVVGSLDIAFDPDDEEQRAEYSIKGKLKDAQLDMCTSQEGALNWATPVPGEHGRMYIAIDWSVYDVLHRTIVYKTRTEGYSNRNIPNTEGMTLLFQDAFEMAVHNLAANEPFRALVVDGVKPPQKWPGKDMRGEKTDSRPRLFDEDEDVTLSDQPLSRQPFAKTAEDGRKTAVLIEKDGHGSGFFITKQGHILTNAHVVGESRRTRIVTAARKTGITAEILRVDRVRDVALLKLEEIPEWLDIQTLPVRLDWPKVGEDIYAIGSPKDWKAFKGTISKGIVSAHRRNMKYGGPRSNYIQGDIETHPGSSGGPLLDEYGNIVGLSVKGEPFANENGARIGIGLNLFIPIREALDRLGIAYEGQ, from the coding sequence ATGAAATTTCCATACAAAAGACTGTTACAAACCATTACAGCCGTAGCCCTGCTGACAGGTTGCGGTGGCTCCATCGTCAAGGAAGTTGATTACGCCCCCACACCCGACATCCCGGAAACCGCACATCCCACGCCGATAAAATACAGCGGCATCGAACTTCTCCTCCCGCCCGGCATGAATATCGGCGAGGCGCGCCACGGTATTTTCTGCAATTCCCCGGCCTATCCGGTGAACCGCAACGTTATCGCCAAGGAAATCGATCACAAATTCCTCCGTCAGGGCTTCCATGATGCGATGGAGGCCAACGGCTACGACGTCGTCGGCTCGCTCGACATCGCCTTCGACCCGGATGATGAAGAACAACGCGCCGAATATTCGATCAAAGGTAAGCTCAAAGACGCCCAGCTCGATATGTGCACATCACAAGAAGGCGCGCTCAACTGGGCCACACCCGTTCCCGGCGAACATGGCCGCATGTATATCGCGATCGACTGGAGCGTTTACGACGTTTTACACAGAACAATTGTCTACAAAACCCGCACCGAAGGCTATAGCAACCGGAACATCCCTAATACCGAAGGCATGACCCTGCTCTTCCAGGACGCCTTTGAAATGGCGGTGCATAATCTGGCCGCAAACGAACCCTTCCGCGCTTTAGTCGTTGATGGTGTAAAGCCACCGCAAAAATGGCCCGGCAAAGACATGCGCGGCGAAAAAACCGATTCTCGCCCGCGCCTGTTTGATGAAGATGAAGACGTCACCCTGTCTGACCAGCCCCTCTCGCGCCAACCCTTCGCCAAAACAGCCGAAGACGGCCGCAAAACTGCCGTCCTCATTGAAAAAGACGGCCACGGCTCCGGCTTCTTTATCACCAAACAGGGCCACATCCTCACCAACGCCCATGTCGTCGGTGAATCCCGGCGCACCCGCATCGTCACCGCCGCACGAAAAACTGGCATCACCGCCGAGATCCTGCGTGTTGACCGCGTCCGCGACGTCGCGCTCTTAAAACTTGAAGAAATCCCCGAATGGCTGGACATCCAAACCCTGCCCGTCCGTCTCGACTGGCCAAAGGTCGGCGAAGATATCTACGCCATCGGTAGCCCCAAAGACTGGAAAGCCTTCAAAGGCACAATCAGCAAGGGCATCGTATCCGCCCATCGCCGGAATATGAAATATGGCGGCCCGCGCTCCAACTATATCCAGGGCGACATCGAAACCCACCCCGGCTCTTCCGGCGGCCCGTTGCTCGATGAATACGGCAATATCGTGGGCTTAAGCGTCAAAGGCGAACCCTTCGCCAACGAAAACGGCGCCCGCATCGGCATCGGCCTCAACCTCTTCATACCGATTCGCGAAGCCCTCGACCGGCTCGGCATCGCCTATGAAGGGCAATAA
- the greB gene encoding transcription elongation factor GreB, whose amino-acid sequence MSEDIHYMTPAGYKALADEQDHLIHTERPKICEIVSWAAGNGDRSENGDYIYNKKRLREIDRRLRYLKKKLDNCKIVDPKDQQNLTRVYFGATVTYVREDDSKITVHLVGVDEADFSQNKINWLSPVGKALLKHEVGDSVKVRVDGQIEEIEILEIKYMID is encoded by the coding sequence ATGAGCGAAGATATTCATTACATGACTCCTGCGGGCTATAAAGCTCTGGCCGATGAGCAGGATCATCTCATCCATACAGAGCGCCCGAAAATCTGCGAAATCGTTTCCTGGGCCGCAGGCAATGGCGACCGCAGCGAAAACGGCGATTACATCTATAACAAAAAACGCCTGCGCGAAATCGACCGCCGCCTGCGTTATCTCAAAAAGAAACTCGACAATTGCAAAATCGTCGATCCGAAAGACCAGCAAAATTTAACCCGCGTCTATTTCGGCGCCACCGTCACCTACGTCCGCGAGGATGACAGCAAGATTACCGTCCATCTGGTTGGCGTTGATGAAGCCGATTTTTCACAAAATAAAATCAACTGGCTTTCCCCCGTCGGCAAAGCCCTGCTCAAACACGAAGTCGGCGACAGCGTCAAAGTCCGTGTCGACGGCCAAATCGAAGAAATCGAAATCCTCGAAATCAAATATATGATCGACTAA